CGAGTTAATGTCAGACATACGCAGGCGGTCCTGGACGTTGGGGCAATCGTCGTTCACCTCCTGCATTTGGCCACTCATGTCAGGACGCTCATACAACCTGATCTTGTAGGAGCCACGGTGCTGCAAGGAGAGCAACATTTATTAGTCTTAATAGTGTGCAGTAATGCTTTGTGGTCGATTGTGAACACATGCAACATCCTGGGAAAGCTTTAAGAGTTAATTCCCACTTGGCTTGGTGCAGGTTAAAAGTAAAAGGTTTATTCTAAGTTGAGTAGAGAGCTGGATGGATGGAGTTTAACAAACATCAGATATCTTACTGTCCAGTTCAGAAGGTTGAGGTTTTTGGTTTCAGGAATTTCTATCCAGCACATTACTTTTTTATTGCTGATATTAAGAAAAGTCCTTCAAATTGGTCTCCACCcatagtttttgtttgttgataCAGTTGCCAGATTAGAAACACAAGTTTCTTCAAGGAGAGCATGCAATTATCTACCACAGTGAGCACATACTGAAGTTGTATGCATGCCACAAATGGATGAATTAATTTTGTGTGTCAATGTCTGGACTGATCTATGGTGTGCATTAACAAACAGTACATTAATGTAAACCTACTTACAtctattttctgtatttttgcatgttctttcatattacatattacCTATAAATTCCCATATTTCCTAGCTAGGCTTTCATGTAGAGGTAATAGCTGGATTGACTGTCAAGATTGTGTTTAATTGCTTTATCCTTCTGTTtcacttccttcacttcctacattattcagtttaatgtacatattatatatatctgTTTCTCCTCTAGTCTGTTATTTCATCCAGCAATGAATCAACATGCTATGACATTTCCTTCCTACCAGCTGAATGAGGCTTACCGCAGGAATTAGACGGCAGGAGCGGATACAGTCATTGATGCCAATCATGCGCTGGTTGTCTGAGTATTCTCCTCTGCGGAGGAAGTACTGGTGGCCCAGGTAGTGGGGTCTCTCATACACCATGAAGCAGCCGCTCTCCACACGGATGGAGTTGCAGCGGTTGAAGTAAGTGTGCAGGTCAGCACAGTCGCTCATGCACTCATGGTGCCGACCCTGGAAATTTCTGTCCTCGTAGAATATGAtctgtaaatgtttaatattgcattaattaattatcaacTATTACTACATGTCAAGGCTTTCATGTTTAAATTTTAAGTAACAACAAATTATAAGCTTACCTTTCCCATTGTTCTTTTGGTGGGGGCCAGACTGATGCTCAATAAATGCTCCCAGTGCCGCTCTCCTTTTATATTAAGTAGCTGTCTGATGGCACAGCATAAAGTATTGTCATCCAAATAGGTTTTATAACACAAATCTGGTTATGCATAGCGACGCAGCACAGTGTGATGATGAGTTATTGTTGTCCAGTTTTCACGTGTTCATCACTATTGATCAAAACACCAGTGTGCTAGTGACCCGGGGGGTCAGTGCTCACAGTATCAGCAAAATAACAGGcgttatttgttatttgtgtcCTTTTCATTCAAAAAAAGATTGAGAGCAAGTTTATGGAGCCGCAAGTGTCATTTCTCCCCTTCACCTCCACACTGTCAGAGTGTATTTATTATAGCTGCACATAAAAACTTAAGGAGCTGCTAATTATTCAGTTGTATATGGAATCAACAACAActgcaaaaaactaaaatgaatgtCAACAGAATaaaaggtgtgtatgtgtcattTTCTTAATGGGGCGGCCCAAGGTTGTCACAGGGTTCAAACCAGCTAAATTCATTTATAACTGAATGGGTTTATCCTTCTGTCCACTTTTGGCTTTCTTTTTACAatgaactgagaaaaaaaaaaaacttggttACACAACCTCAAAATATTTCCTATTGCCTCTTAAAAGGTGTGAttgtcttttctccttcactaGGGTTACTAATAATGAAGTCATCTGTCAGTGTTTATCTACAGagtaaaaaaatgtatgtttttgaaTATCCAAGTGACCATGTTTTTGACAGTAAGTATGTGATATTTGTGTACATACGTATTAGTGAATACCTTTAGAATAATCTTGACTTAATGTACATGCTGTCCTCTGTCCTGCTTTCTTATGCTGTGTtcttctgtgttctgtgtacAACTGTTTTAGAGCTTTCTAATGATATTCATAGAAATTCAGCTTCAAACTATATAGAAGTTTTGAATGGAATttggaatgtttttttaatcatctggCACCAGGACAACTACAACGAAACATTTCATACATTGACTAATCCTATTTATTCCatttagaaaaagaaacatgtcCTGCAACTAGCCCAGGATTTGCTGTGAGGGAGCTCCTCTCTCTGGTCTTTCATGGTACTGCAGCTTTGACACAGTGCAACACTAACATTCAAACAGGCAGTTGGAGGAATATCATCTAAATAtatgttcctctctctgtcatctgtattttaaaaaggtactGCAGCTGGCAGGTTGCTGTGTGTATTGTATAATTTTAAGTGTATAGTATTGTATTATAATCCATTGTATGTCAACAACTTTAAATCATACTGTAAATCTTCCATAATGGTATAcaaacaatgaattacaatataaacataattattatggttatataattatatgtaaTTATAAAGTGTGTTTTCATAGGAGACTTTATAAATGTTGAAAATACTATACACTTACAAATGCTCTTATCTGCTTATAAGtagactatatatatatatatataaactatcTGTAACTGTAAGGGGCAGGCctgatttgtgatatcacaactcATTTGAAGCCAATCAtagtccaatattcaacttgcACAAGTGTGATGgagaaacttgaagcctccactAAGACTGGACTTCACAAtgagggagggttagggttacattttggaaattaaatatatttatgtattcaaagacatttttaatgagggagaagtaGATGGATTTTATGgattttaatgaattaatgatatAGTTTATTGTCCCTAATAGAGTGTTTGTATATATCTTAATTCTACATTTTGAAAAACTGGTGTGGTTGGTTTCTTTATGAATCACAAGcttattttagttttactttcattttaaaagtacagattttttaatgtagtttatACATCTAGAATAATGTTCTTTACTTCTTTACAGTCCAATATTACACACGATGGACAGGTTACTGTCAACtgcaaaaatattaaaagtccACACAATATGACGTTGCACAGACAgctgacacagagacacacagctaATTTATAAACCTCAACTCAAGGTCACAGGATTGGATCTTTTGTCATTCTAATGAGCCAGCATTTGATGCTTTTGCCACCCTGCCAAGATCTTGATCCCATTCATACAGATAAAAACCCTGATTCATCAATGCACATGAGCTAGACTGCACATTattgaccccccctcccccctcttgTTATACCATAGGATGCccacataaataaatcatttctcATCCTAAATCTCACTAAGACTTTTTAGTCTATAAACAAACTAATTAAAGATCAGAGGCAACTGGTTTCCATTCtctataaatcaatcaatcaatcaatcaatcacaaatGTAGAACAGCTGTATATGTAAAACACAGCCACTACACCAcaggaaacatttttcatttttaggtACATTTTACCTGAAGTACAACATTAATAGTTGAGCAAACtgagcaaatatgacaaatgaATTAAATCCTATTAGGACCAAGTGATACTGcagtaaaatatgtttgaaCTAAATGGTTATATTaccaaaatgtaatataatgtatacTTAAATTAAGAATAGTTGCACATGAATGTAAAACAGTTGTTTCTAATTGAAATTTAATGATATTTTGAGTCTCTTAAATTTGAAGCAAATACATGTCAATGGTTAAAATGTACActaaattttgtttttatttttttataatatcatgaaatatattctaatattttattataatattttattactaaacaatggaaaaatgagCTTGGTGGGAGTGAAGTAGCAAATGCTGGtttccattttaaaaaatctaaacaaaacataaaaacacaccaagAAACAAAAGTGGGCAGTTCTggtaataatgtaaataattctgtgtttctgtgtaatgAAGACTTTATGAATAGTTTTTCATCTGAGGCCTCAGTTTACTAATGTGAAGACAGTAAACATTTGCACATAGTGAAGTCGGCTTGTgtagaaaaatgtataaaatgttgaaacaacTCTTATGTCATGTGATATCACTGCAGAATATATATTCCAATAGTTCATGTTGTACtgcaaaaactatttaaatgtcTTACTGTTAACATATAGTACtgattttatataaatgtttatatatgAAGATTGAATGCACCAGTAATGGTAAGAAAGTGTCTCAGTACCCAGAGGGTTAATGAAGGCTTGTTTAATATGTGAAAACGCCATTTGAACTCAACAACATAACGTTTTAATCTTGAACTGGACTACAACAGGAACTTTTATAAAGACTATAAAAATAACATACAAACTAATTTACAATGACAAATGACATGGAACAAGGGACAGCCATGAGAGAAAGACAATTCTCcaaaaattaaaatcagatATTATACATGTAAccttggaagaaaaaaaaaaaaagtatttgccTAGTACTTACTCTTTCAAGGTACTCTATTACGTATTTCTAATGAACGTTATTCATGACATAACTATTTAGGAGCACAAACAAattcaaactgaaataaaaaatataaagttcAGAGAGCAATGGGCAACAAATATATCAAATCTGCACTTACAGATATTCTGAGATTCTGAGCCCTTAAACAATTTAAAAGGTTACTTGCAAACAACTGTTGATTGTTTTGGTACCTCTGGGTCAAAACCAGTGGATTTTGCAAATTTGGTGcaagaagaataaaaaactTCCCTATGTAGGTAAGCAGATTTGAAGACAGCATGCAGAAGGATTCCTTCTGCTCACTCAATTACACTAAAGAGAAAGGTTCTCTGGAGGCACTCTAgctctaaaatgtatttttcttaccCCGATTTACAATTTGTAAAAcactccttccatacttctgcTTTTAGTGCACTTCCATGTATTTccaaatataaaatgatttcTCAAATAAAAAACTCAGCCAGTCCTCATTGAATCCTACTGTTAGAAATGGCTAAATATGCAATATAGAATATACAAAAAGTACAGTAGAAGTCATGTTGCTCTAACATCTATTGTTACAACATTACAATTCAGCAAGTCTGCAGGACACAGCTGCTTATTTGGTTGTACATTTTCAGCGCAAAAGGTTTCACACCACATTTCTTCACATCATCAGATTGGAAAACTGTAGAAAATACTGTTTTGAACATGAATTGGCTGTCGACCAATCAGAGAGTGGTTGACTGGACACTGGTAACTCATCCTGTTCTACTAATCAGTGAGCCTGATTAGTTTAGCTTAGTTTTTTCATATCCTTCCACTAATAAATGTGGTCACTGATATACTGAGTGTGGACAGCATTCCTCCATTGTACAGtaagatagaaagagaaaaagctgACAtggtaataaataaagaaaatacatctgTGGTATTCTCATCAtggtgtttgtgtctgtggagCTTTGAGATTTACGCTGTTGTAACAATAAAGTGAAACGCTTCAAGTTCAAGTGAAAATTGAGAGACTAGATTTGAGCTACTTGAAAGTATTGTTTGCAGATTTTtagtgacattttaatttatgttttataattaGAAATGATGTACGGATTTAAAAATAGAATCATTCAAGatctttgttttaaatgttatacatttgtgagattttaaaatatgaaccaAAGACTGCAAAGTTATGATGTCTACTAGCTAATGCAGAAAAAGTTTGATTCAATGAAAAGCATGTGTATAATTGCTAAATGTTCTCTGTGTTTAAGTTGTATTAAGGGCGACCACTTTAACTGTAATTCACAGTGTGCAATATGAGCTTCAACCAGCTGGATCAAAGCATGTCAGAGCTGTGAGTTTATGTAACACCTGTGAGGCTTACAAAGTGAAAGCTTACCTTGGTTGTGGAGAGTTGGTGGGAACTTGCGCAACAAACAAAATTATCACCTTAAGAAAGAAGGCTATGAAATCTCCTGAGAGGCTGTCTGTGGGTTTAGCCTACATAAGAAGGTTGAGAAGTGTAGAGCATGGAGGCGTCGAGTGGCTCTGTTGCTTCTGGTAGGTAGTGGTAGTCCTTGTGATGGGCGTAGCGGCGGTACTTTGACTTCAGATGGATCCGCGAGTGTGGAAACATCTAGACATCggaaaataatattataatattatttctTAAACTGAGTAAACAGCAGTGCTAACACCAGGCTGAACACAACTTAAGTCTTCTTTCTCTACATTTTTCTGTATAAAAAGGTTACAACCTACTTTAAGGAAGGCAAAAGCTTGTTTGATGTTGCTTTGATAAACTTTAGTGAGGaaaaatgtatgtgtttaaAAGGATGTGTTTAAGTATTCTGGTGTCATCTTTGTAAGGTTTTGTAGTACAGTAAACAGAGAATGAACATCATTATTTGGTAAGTTAATGAAGCTAAACTAATGCAAATCAATGCACTGTAATGTAAGGTATTTGTTATTTCAGTGGGTCCATTTGTTACCTTTCCAGGGTCACGCTGCGGAGCAATGGGAGTCATTCCCCCTGTTCTCTGAGGATACGCAGAGTAAACCTGCTGCGCTGTGGACTCCACAAACTGCAAGAGAATACAACAAAGTGAGCTCCACTACAACTCATATAACCAGCAGAGTCACAATAAAATGCATGTGCTTCTAAGTGATTTTCTATGTCAGGTAAGGggtgaaaaagagaagagagattcCTACTGCAGCTGTGGTTAAACAACCATCGTACCTCTGGTATGGAGTCCAGGACAAAGCCTCCATCAGTGGGCTGGTACAGACAATCTGACTGCTGGGAGTACACAACTGGACTGGAGGGCATCTGCGACTGGAGGAGAGACACATTCACAACAGATTAACAATCTACCAAATTCTCCTGAATTTAAAAGGAGGTAAAGCTTTATTTTACCTGGACGACATTCCATTGATACTGGTTTGGGACACACtggagagggagtgagggagaaataGAGTAGACTATTACATGATTTCAACTACAACAGTAAACTGCTACTCAATACTATATCCATTGGATCTGACCTGGTATTGGTGATATGCTGGTTGCTGGTAGACAGGTTGATGGGACTGAGGAAGCATCACTGGAGGAGTATGCTGCAAGAAGAAGCACAACAAAAATCACACACTTCCTGGTTAAAGATCTTGGTGCTCccttaacaaaaaaaaccttctgcTTTGAACTGACCGGCCAGTGTTGGGTAGGAGGGTTCATGTTGGGGCAGTGGAAGTAGGCCACTCCGTTGTGGTAGGTGTAGGGATAACCTGTGGAGGTAGTCAGGTGGAGGGTCCCGCAAGACATCGGCACAGGCACGGCATGGTCGGGAGCAGCAATAGGGACATTTTTAGctgtgagaagaagaaaaccacAAAGCAGTAATACTGAATCTTTTACTGAGCCTTTCAAATGATGCTTTAGAAAATAGAACATTCAATTCAGTGTTCCTATTGTGGTCCTGATGAAAACACCTTTTCAATTGCTTTTTTTGGGCAATTTCACTAAGAAGGTACTTTGTCAAATGTCTTTCAGTAGCAGACTGCTGACTTACTTTGTCCTGAAGGTTGCTGCTTCCGGACAGCCTGACCAATGCTGAGCTTCTTGTCTTTTAAAGAGATTCCATtggccttaaaaaaaaacaaaaacagtcaaagGATTAGAAACCACATTAAAGTCTGGCAGATAAGCTACATATAAATAATGCAGtttagatttattttcattatacgGTCATGGCCTGCTTTACTTACATCATGAAGGATTTTCAGTGCATCTTCTTGGGACTCAAATGTAACAAAGCCATATCtgttcagagagacagaaacatgaatcTCAGTGGCCAAAAACAGTACAGGATTGTGACAGTAGCCAGTAACTATGAGTAGAAAACTGGCTGTTTTGGGATTTACTGATTGGTATTTCATTGACATATACTACATGTTGCCAAAACACTGATCAAACCCAAAGAAGTTTTGAACACATTGAATATCATAAGGCCTCCAAAGACATGAAATCTGTGATGCTTATTAAGTGCAAATGGGTAAAAAAAGATGTCTAGGACCTTGATCACACAGAGTGATTTTGTAATTGTTTTCAATGAGAGTGAAATATGTATGTTTTCTCTCACATACAACAAGTAAATAATGTCAAATGTGTGAGTAAAGCTTTGAGTCATGGTTGCATGCACACTGTATACGTGAAGTAAATTTACTCACCCTTTTGACATTCCTGAGCGATCTATCACAATGTTCACCTCTTTGACTGCACCATGCTGAGAGAAGACGTGTCGCAGGTCGCTCTCATTAACCTTTaggagatacacacatacacacacacattgttctcACCACAAAAGTAACTGATGGCCGATTGGATTTTAAATCAAGAGGCATCtgatttatataaaaaacatcaactttGATTTCCACATTTTCATTCTGACTCTAGCTCACACACatgctctgctgctctctagTGTCCAAACCTGTGAATCAATCCTCCAAGTTTTCACCTCTCACCTTGTAATCAATCCCCCCTACAAATATCCGATTGGGGATGACAGTGCCGAGGCGGGGGTGGTGGTTGTGGTTGTGGGTCGGGCTGTcactgtttctgctgctgctatgGTTTCCACTAGTGGGCAAATCAGGGGTGGAGGAGCTGCTGCAGGTCTGAGATGGACAGCAGGATGTCAActtgggaaaagaaaacaactgtAAATGCAAGGCAATGTGGTGTAGCTCTCTGCCTCTCATGTGTTttcccaccaaaaaaaaaacccctacCAGTAGACTTATACTAAATGCTACTTTATACACAAAAAGaacaaagcaaagaaaagagcTTTTAAAAGATTcaacaaactaaataataaagTCCTTCAGTCTTTGAAGTCACAC
The sequence above is drawn from the Scomber japonicus isolate fScoJap1 chromosome 24, fScoJap1.pri, whole genome shotgun sequence genome and encodes:
- the LOC128354168 gene encoding gamma-crystallin M2-like isoform X2 encodes the protein MGKIIFYEDRNFQGRHHECMSDCADLHTYFNRCNSIRVESGCFMVYERPHYLGHQYFLRRGEYSDNQRMIGINDCIRSCRLIPHRGSYKIRLYERPDMSGQMQEVNDDCPNVQDRLRMSDINSCNVVDGHWLMYDQPNYKGRNYYVRPGEYRRYSDWGGASPRIGSLRRITDSN
- the LOC128354168 gene encoding gamma-crystallin M2-like isoform X1; translation: MGKIIFYEDRNFQGRHHECMSDCADLHTYFNRCNSIRVESGCFMVYERPHYLGHQYFLRRGEYSDNQRMIGINDCIRSCRLIPAHRGSYKIRLYERPDMSGQMQEVNDDCPNVQDRLRMSDINSCNVVDGHWLMYDQPNYKGRNYYVRPGEYRRYSDWGGASPRIGSLRRITDSN
- the LOC128354040 gene encoding protein boule-like, with the translated sequence MEEESQKTCSSSSTPDLPTSGNHSSSRNSDSPTHNHNHHPRLGTVIPNRIFVGGIDYKVNESDLRHVFSQHGAVKEVNIVIDRSGMSKGYGFVTFESQEDALKILHDANGISLKDKKLSIGQAVRKQQPSGQTKNVPIAAPDHAVPVPMSCGTLHLTTSTGYPYTYHNGVAYFHCPNMNPPTQHWPHTPPVMLPQSHQPVYQQPAYHQYQCVPNQYQWNVVQSQMPSSPVVYSQQSDCLYQPTDGGFVLDSIPEFVESTAQQVYSAYPQRTGGMTPIAPQRDPGKMFPHSRIHLKSKYRRYAHHKDYHYLPEATEPLDASMLYTSQPSYVG